A single window of Granulicella sibirica DNA harbors:
- a CDS encoding PadR family transcriptional regulator, with translation MARQVDLIQGTLEMLILKAVSLGKLHGYGVLLRIQQISGEQLVIQQGSLYPALYRLEHEGAISSEWGESENNRRAKYYTLTPAGRKQLIAETERWNQMAGIIAAILRMQEAQS, from the coding sequence ATGGCAAGGCAGGTCGACCTCATCCAGGGAACGCTCGAGATGCTCATCCTCAAGGCCGTCTCCCTCGGCAAACTGCACGGCTACGGAGTTCTGCTTCGCATTCAGCAGATCAGCGGCGAGCAGCTCGTCATCCAGCAGGGCTCCCTCTACCCCGCGCTCTACCGCCTCGAACACGAGGGAGCCATATCCAGCGAGTGGGGCGAAAGCGAAAACAACCGCCGCGCCAAGTACTACACCCTCACGCCCGCAGGCCGAAAACAGCTCATCGCAGAAACCGAGCGCTGGAACCAGATGGCCGGCATTATCGCCGCCATTCTTCGCATGCAGGAGGCGCAGTCATGA
- a CDS encoding ABC transporter permease: MSTALTRFRAKAKSWLRAVTSPHRLDTDMEAELNFHLEARAADLIRERGLTEREAHRQARLEFGGIATHKDDMRRSLGLRWGDELLADVVYGARILRKSPGFTAIAVGSLALAIGANTTIFSLANELLYARLGVPHPEELRVLAAAGDKNVSIHSSWGSNYFIPNGEMRFDEFTYPVYQQLKQENKVLGEIFAYKESIRANVTVDGAAQAVQLEMVSGNLYEQMGVHPILGREIVNTDDAVPGSGAVAIISYGFWQRALAGRPDAVGKVIAVNTTPVTVIGVNPRSFTGARDAQSSPEIFMPLSTIPVVKGTLGSHDSLLESKDLWWVQLMARSKPGVSIEQARAALDVNFHAAVRATDPPKKNDTMPHILVEDGSRGLNVAGRQYAQPMYVLLGFVGLVLLLACANIANLMLARASVRQREMGVRLALGANRSRILRQVLTESLMLALMGGAVGLLLSWFSRTALPRLLASAWEPNAVQVPFDGRVFAFTATVTLLTGILFGIGPAWGSTRAEIGTALKEGGKSATRRRKGLSGSAIVAFQVALSTLLVAGAGLFLRTLINLNAVDPGFRTDHLVLMDINPPEKQYKAPKDVALHERLEDTLRTVPGVEGVTLSDIPFIANSRANSTFFVEGTPKAAHQRGEDTNSLLATVGPDFLSVMGIPLVSGRSFTAQDNETSPRVALVNQALVKKFFPNQDPIGKRFYIDDRDPKERLWLTIIGICADTHYAELKGDPPPIHFDLYRQNKEVGGVTYMIRTPMKPEAIVQSVRAAVQRIDPNLPLIDVRTQKQQIDATMQQERMFATLTSGFGVLALALACVGIYGIMAYTVSQRTNEIGIRLALGARRSQVRVMVLREAGWLSLFGIVAGLAVALALGKLVKSMLYGLQPNDPFSLTASALLLLAVALVAGLVPAIRASRVEPMQALRHE, from the coding sequence ATGAGCACAGCCCTTACGCGGTTCCGTGCCAAGGCTAAATCCTGGCTTCGCGCCGTCACCAGCCCGCACCGCCTCGATACCGACATGGAAGCCGAACTCAACTTCCACCTCGAAGCTCGCGCCGCCGATCTCATCCGCGAGCGTGGCCTCACCGAACGCGAAGCCCATCGCCAGGCACGCCTGGAATTCGGCGGCATCGCCACCCACAAGGACGATATGCGCCGCTCCCTCGGACTCCGCTGGGGTGACGAGCTCCTCGCCGACGTCGTCTACGGAGCCCGCATCCTCCGCAAGAGCCCCGGCTTCACCGCCATCGCCGTAGGCTCACTCGCCCTCGCCATCGGAGCCAACACCACCATCTTTTCCCTCGCCAACGAGCTTCTCTACGCCCGCCTCGGTGTTCCCCACCCCGAAGAACTCCGCGTCCTCGCAGCCGCGGGCGACAAGAACGTTTCCATCCACTCCAGTTGGGGAAGCAACTACTTCATCCCCAACGGCGAGATGCGCTTCGACGAGTTCACTTACCCGGTTTACCAGCAGCTTAAGCAGGAGAACAAAGTCCTCGGCGAGATCTTTGCTTACAAGGAGAGCATCCGCGCCAACGTCACCGTCGATGGTGCCGCCCAGGCCGTCCAGCTCGAAATGGTCTCCGGCAACCTCTATGAACAGATGGGCGTACACCCGATCCTCGGCCGCGAGATCGTCAATACCGACGATGCCGTTCCCGGCTCCGGCGCGGTCGCCATCATCAGCTACGGCTTCTGGCAGCGGGCCCTTGCAGGCCGCCCGGACGCCGTCGGCAAGGTAATCGCCGTCAACACCACACCCGTCACCGTCATCGGCGTCAACCCGCGCTCCTTCACCGGTGCCCGCGACGCCCAGAGCTCTCCCGAGATCTTCATGCCCCTCTCGACGATCCCCGTCGTCAAAGGGACGCTCGGCTCCCACGACTCCCTCCTCGAGAGCAAAGACCTCTGGTGGGTCCAACTGATGGCCCGCTCCAAACCGGGAGTCTCCATCGAGCAGGCCCGCGCCGCCCTCGACGTCAACTTCCACGCAGCCGTCCGGGCTACCGACCCACCCAAAAAGAACGACACGATGCCCCACATTCTCGTCGAGGACGGAAGCCGCGGCCTCAACGTCGCCGGCCGCCAGTACGCCCAACCCATGTACGTCCTGCTCGGCTTCGTCGGCCTCGTCCTACTGCTCGCCTGCGCCAATATCGCGAACCTCATGCTCGCCCGCGCCTCCGTCCGTCAGCGCGAGATGGGCGTCCGTCTCGCCCTCGGGGCAAATCGCAGCCGCATCCTTCGCCAGGTCCTCACCGAAAGCCTCATGCTCGCGCTCATGGGCGGAGCCGTCGGCCTGCTGCTCTCCTGGTTCAGCCGCACCGCCCTGCCCCGTCTCCTCGCCAGCGCCTGGGAGCCCAACGCCGTCCAGGTTCCCTTTGACGGACGCGTCTTCGCCTTCACCGCCACCGTCACCCTCCTGACCGGAATCCTCTTCGGCATCGGACCCGCCTGGGGATCCACCCGCGCCGAGATCGGCACCGCCCTCAAGGAAGGCGGCAAGTCCGCCACCCGCCGCCGCAAAGGCCTTTCGGGAAGCGCCATCGTCGCGTTCCAGGTCGCCCTCTCCACCCTTCTCGTCGCCGGAGCGGGCTTATTCCTCCGCACCCTCATCAACCTCAACGCCGTCGACCCCGGCTTCCGCACCGATCACCTCGTCCTCATGGACATCAACCCTCCCGAAAAGCAATACAAAGCCCCCAAGGATGTAGCCCTCCACGAGCGTCTCGAAGACACCCTCCGCACCGTCCCCGGAGTCGAAGGCGTCACCCTCTCCGACATCCCCTTCATCGCCAACTCCCGCGCGAACTCAACCTTCTTCGTCGAGGGAACTCCCAAGGCAGCCCACCAGCGCGGCGAAGACACAAACTCCCTGCTCGCCACCGTTGGCCCCGACTTCCTCTCCGTCATGGGCATCCCCCTCGTCTCCGGACGCTCCTTCACCGCCCAGGACAACGAGACCTCACCCCGCGTGGCTCTCGTCAACCAGGCCCTCGTCAAAAAGTTCTTCCCCAACCAAGACCCCATCGGCAAGCGCTTCTACATCGACGACCGCGATCCCAAGGAACGTCTCTGGCTCACCATCATCGGTATCTGCGCCGACACCCACTACGCCGAGCTCAAGGGAGACCCGCCCCCCATCCACTTCGACCTCTACCGCCAGAACAAAGAGGTTGGCGGCGTCACCTACATGATCCGCACCCCCATGAAGCCCGAGGCCATCGTGCAAAGCGTCCGCGCCGCCGTCCAGCGCATCGACCCCAACCTGCCCCTCATCGACGTCCGCACTCAGAAGCAGCAGATCGACGCCACCATGCAGCAGGAGCGCATGTTCGCAACCCTCACCTCCGGCTTCGGCGTCCTCGCGCTCGCGCTCGCCTGCGTCGGAATCTACGGCATCATGGCCTATACCGTCTCCCAGCGCACCAACGAGATCGGAATCCGCCTTGCCCTCGGGGCCCGCCGCAGCCAGGTCCGCGTCATGGTCCTCCGCGAGGCCGGCTGGCTCTCCCTCTTCGGCATCGTCGCCGGGTTAGCCGTCGCGCTCGCCCTCGGCAAGCTCGTCAAATCCATGCTCTATGGCCTTCAGCCAAACGACCCGTTCTCCCTCACCGCCTCCGCGCTCCTCCTGCTGGCGGTCGCCCTCGTCGCCGGCCTCGTCCCCGCCATCCGAGCCTCCCGTGTCGAACCTATGCAGGCCCTCCGCCACGAGTAG
- a CDS encoding dipeptidase yields MSQKLRTAAVLTALALPFAAHLEAQTPRTRPVTQAEVDRITRDAILIDTHDDVTSKTVTGYDIAKPNKGGQTDLPRMKGFLGAEFFAVYVGAEYVKDNHSANRTLEMIDTVRTDIIHNHPNDFVFATTADDIIKAHKEHKIAALMGIEGGHAIEDSLRLLRDYYALGIRYMTLTHFNTNNWADSQGDVDNKDVPKHNGLTPFGKDVVREMNRLGMMVDISHVADKTFYDALETSSAPIIASHSSCRAISSHTRNMTDDMIKALAAKGGVIQISFGCDFLSERYYEAAKPLMAELRPKFMEAMKIADPTERDAAIEKLEADAAAKVPPATLADVVAHIDHAVKVGGIDHVGIGTDFDGVGCVPSDLDSYDKFPALTRALLEKGYSAEDIKKIYGGNLLRVMHAVEQQAVALKNTPPIETVYKK; encoded by the coding sequence TTGTCCCAGAAACTCCGCACCGCCGCCGTCTTGACTGCCCTCGCCCTTCCCTTCGCCGCCCATCTTGAAGCCCAGACCCCCCGCACCAGGCCCGTCACCCAGGCCGAGGTCGACCGCATCACCCGCGACGCCATCCTCATCGACACCCACGACGACGTCACCTCCAAGACCGTCACCGGCTACGACATCGCCAAGCCCAACAAGGGCGGCCAGACCGATCTCCCCCGCATGAAGGGCTTCCTCGGAGCCGAGTTCTTCGCCGTCTACGTCGGGGCCGAGTACGTCAAGGATAACCACTCCGCCAATCGCACCCTCGAGATGATCGACACCGTCCGCACCGACATCATCCACAACCATCCCAACGACTTCGTCTTCGCCACCACCGCCGACGACATCATCAAGGCGCACAAGGAACACAAGATCGCCGCCCTCATGGGCATCGAAGGTGGCCACGCCATCGAGGATTCGCTCCGCCTCCTGCGCGACTACTACGCCCTCGGCATCCGCTACATGACCCTCACGCACTTCAACACCAACAACTGGGCCGACTCCCAGGGCGACGTCGACAACAAGGACGTCCCGAAGCACAACGGCCTCACCCCCTTCGGCAAGGACGTCGTCCGCGAGATGAACCGCCTCGGCATGATGGTCGACATCTCCCACGTCGCCGACAAGACCTTCTACGACGCCCTCGAAACAAGCAGCGCCCCCATCATCGCCTCGCACTCAAGCTGCCGTGCTATCTCCAGCCATACCCGCAACATGACCGACGACATGATCAAGGCGCTCGCCGCCAAGGGCGGAGTCATCCAGATCAGCTTCGGCTGCGACTTCCTCTCCGAGCGCTACTACGAAGCCGCCAAGCCCCTTATGGCCGAGCTCCGCCCCAAATTCATGGAAGCCATGAAGATCGCCGACCCAACCGAACGCGACGCCGCCATCGAGAAACTTGAGGCCGATGCCGCAGCCAAGGTCCCGCCCGCAACCCTTGCCGACGTCGTAGCCCACATCGACCACGCCGTAAAAGTAGGCGGCATTGACCACGTAGGCATCGGCACCGACTTCGACGGCGTGGGTTGCGTCCCATCCGACCTCGACTCCTACGACAAGTTCCCAGCACTAACCCGTGCTCTCCTTGAAAAGGGGTACAGCGCCGAAGACATCAAGAAGATCTATGGCGGCAATCTTCTCCGCGTCATGCACGCCGTCGAGCAGCAAGCCGTAGCCCTGAAGAACACCCCACCCATCGAAACTGTCTACAAGAAGTAG
- a CDS encoding ABC transporter permease produces MTPLGRLAAKTRSWLRSIANPRRIDADMNAEVAFHLEARATDLMREHGLTEAEARRRARLEFGGIATHKDGMRHSLGLRLWDELLADIVYGARILRKSPGFTAIAVGSLALAIGANTTIFSLANEMLYTRLAVPHPEQLQLVAWSGGHNVIAHSNWGSQYPNGTGGILSESFTFPIYEQMRRDNRALEDIFAFKDMSRVNATVDGNAQPISVEFVTGNMYAQMDTRPQLGRPIEDTDDILGSAGVAVISEGFWERAYGRSPDAIGKVISLDSNPVTIIGVNASGFTGAKSVQSSPEVFLPMSLMPLLRPEVGNNGPILTSTRLWWVQMMGRLKPGASAEQARAALDVSFNAAARATVTIAKGDQIPNILLEDGSRGMNASGRSYAKPMYVLLTMVGLVLLLACANTANLLLARAAARHREMTVRLALGASRWRVLRQVITESLMLSALGGVCGLILGYLGRNTLPRLLVNAWERNDLNVPFDWRVFGFTASVTILTGLLFGLFPAWAATRANVSAGLKDTANTSTKRRKGWSGRAIVAFQLALSTLLVVASGLFLRSLVKLNSVDAGFRTDHLILFEINPPDRRYVAGKDITLHNQIEDRLATIPGVEGVVLSDIPLISESGSNSTLFPEGADANLSAHATESNTANLADVSQNYIPVMGIPMIAGRGFESRDTETSQPVSVINQALAKKFFPNVNPIGRHFLLDRHRRSKDTGPKERWIEVIGICADFHYSSLRREPPPVHFDLYRQQPVVGGMVYMVRTRMDPDAIVPSLRAAIQAIDPDLPMMNVRTQQQQIDATMQQERMFATLTSGFGILALALACVGIYGIMAYSVSQRTNEIGIRLALGARRNQVRVMVLREAGWLSLLGVVAGLAVAIALGKLVKSMLYGLQPNDPLSLAGSALLLVTVALVAGWVPAVRASRVEPMQALRHE; encoded by the coding sequence ATGACACCCCTCGGAAGGCTGGCAGCAAAAACAAGATCCTGGCTCCGCTCTATCGCGAACCCCCGCCGGATCGATGCCGACATGAACGCCGAAGTCGCCTTTCACCTCGAAGCCCGCGCCACCGACCTCATGCGCGAACACGGCCTCACCGAAGCCGAAGCCCGCCGCCGGGCTCGCCTCGAGTTCGGCGGTATCGCCACCCACAAGGACGGCATGCGCCACTCCCTCGGCCTCCGCTTATGGGATGAGCTCCTCGCCGATATCGTCTACGGGGCCCGCATCCTCCGCAAGAGCCCCGGCTTCACCGCCATCGCCGTAGGCTCCCTTGCCCTCGCCATCGGGGCCAACACCACCATCTTCTCCCTCGCCAACGAGATGCTCTACACCCGCCTCGCCGTTCCCCATCCCGAACAGTTGCAGCTTGTAGCCTGGAGCGGCGGCCATAACGTCATCGCTCACAGCAACTGGGGAAGCCAGTATCCCAACGGAACCGGCGGCATCCTGAGTGAGAGCTTCACCTTCCCCATCTACGAGCAGATGCGTCGCGACAACCGCGCTCTCGAAGACATCTTCGCCTTCAAGGACATGAGCCGCGTCAACGCCACCGTCGACGGCAATGCCCAGCCCATCTCCGTCGAGTTCGTCACCGGCAACATGTACGCCCAGATGGACACCCGTCCGCAACTCGGACGTCCCATCGAGGACACCGACGACATCCTCGGGTCCGCCGGCGTCGCCGTCATCAGCGAAGGCTTCTGGGAGCGAGCCTATGGACGCTCCCCGGACGCCATCGGCAAGGTCATCTCGCTCGACTCGAACCCCGTCACCATCATCGGCGTCAACGCCAGCGGCTTCACCGGCGCGAAATCCGTTCAGTCCTCGCCCGAAGTCTTCCTTCCGATGTCGTTAATGCCTCTCCTCCGTCCCGAAGTAGGGAACAACGGACCGATACTCACCAGCACCAGGCTCTGGTGGGTCCAGATGATGGGTCGCCTCAAACCCGGTGCATCGGCCGAACAGGCCCGGGCCGCCCTCGACGTCTCCTTTAACGCCGCCGCCCGCGCCACCGTCACCATCGCCAAGGGCGACCAAATCCCCAACATCCTGCTCGAAGACGGAAGCAGGGGCATGAACGCCAGCGGCCGCAGCTACGCCAAACCCATGTACGTCCTCCTGACCATGGTCGGCCTCGTCCTTCTCCTCGCTTGCGCCAACACCGCCAACCTCCTGCTCGCCCGCGCCGCCGCTCGCCATCGCGAGATGACCGTACGCCTCGCCCTCGGAGCCAGCCGCTGGCGCGTCCTCCGCCAGGTCATCACCGAAAGCCTGATGCTCTCAGCCCTCGGTGGCGTCTGCGGCCTTATCCTCGGCTACCTCGGCCGCAACACCCTCCCCAGACTCCTCGTCAACGCCTGGGAGCGCAACGACCTCAACGTCCCCTTCGACTGGCGCGTCTTCGGCTTCACCGCCTCCGTCACCATCCTCACCGGTCTGCTCTTCGGCCTCTTCCCCGCCTGGGCCGCCACCCGCGCCAACGTGAGCGCAGGCCTCAAGGACACCGCCAACACCTCGACAAAACGCCGCAAAGGCTGGAGCGGACGAGCCATCGTCGCCTTCCAGCTAGCCTTATCCACCCTCCTAGTCGTAGCCTCCGGCCTCTTCCTCCGCTCCCTCGTCAAGCTCAACTCCGTCGATGCTGGCTTCCGCACCGACCACCTCATCCTCTTCGAGATCAACCCGCCCGACCGCCGCTACGTCGCCGGGAAGGACATTACCCTTCACAACCAGATCGAGGATCGCCTCGCGACTATCCCCGGAGTCGAAGGTGTCGTTCTCTCCGATATCCCTCTCATCTCTGAAAGCGGATCCAACTCCACCCTCTTCCCCGAGGGCGCCGACGCAAATCTGAGCGCTCACGCGACCGAAAGCAACACCGCGAACCTCGCCGACGTCAGCCAGAACTACATCCCTGTCATGGGCATCCCGATGATCGCCGGGCGCGGCTTCGAATCCCGCGACACCGAGACCTCGCAGCCGGTCTCGGTCATCAACCAGGCCCTCGCAAAAAAGTTCTTCCCGAACGTAAACCCCATCGGCCGCCACTTCCTTCTCGACCGCCATCGTCGCAGCAAAGACACGGGCCCCAAGGAGAGATGGATCGAGGTCATCGGCATCTGCGCCGACTTCCACTACTCCAGCCTTCGCCGCGAGCCGCCGCCCGTTCACTTCGACCTCTACCGCCAGCAACCCGTAGTCGGCGGCATGGTCTATATGGTCCGCACCCGGATGGACCCGGACGCCATCGTCCCCAGCCTCCGCGCCGCCATCCAGGCCATCGACCCCGACCTACCCATGATGAACGTCCGCACCCAGCAGCAGCAGATCGACGCCACCATGCAGCAAGAGAGAATGTTCGCCACCCTCACCTCAGGCTTCGGCATCCTCGCGCTTGCCCTCGCCTGTGTCGGCATCTACGGCATCATGGCCTACAGCGTCTCCCAACGCACCAACGAGATCGGCATCCGCCTCGCCCTCGGAGCCCGTCGCAACCAGGTCCGCGTCATGGTCCTCCGCGAAGCCGGCTGGCTCTCCCTCCTCGGCGTAGTCGCCGGTTTAGCGGTAGCCATCGCCCTCGGCAAGCTCGTCAAATCGATGCTCTACGGCCTGCAACCCAACGACCCGCTCTCCCTCGCCGGCTCCGCTCTTCTCCTCGTCACCGTAGCCCTCGTAGCCGGATGGGTCCCAGCCGTCCGCGCCTCCCGCGTAGAACCCATGCAAGCCCTGCGTCACGAGTGA
- a CDS encoding methyl-accepting chemotaxis protein has protein sequence MSFTIGKKLFLGVGILVAFTFVQGLTAFFTMSSVGDRMHTVVLRTVRKQTLAHEMDRDASDLLAETRGIEVRGFAKDKTAIDNYYQQFNATADDMQASLREIMPLIAKPGDKQSLGEMQESLGVMREADQAVYKAAMAGDMPAMLAVYSDMLLPAQKRQKAAASRVLKSQEQNLSNDSTAAEAAIDGNRWTTGFLLMMSGAMGVVLIVVVKGINHYLRGSVSELAEASVQIASAAGQVASSSQSMAQGASEQAATIEETSSASAEINSMARRTTESSRTTAEIVTHSQESFQKTNESLAEMVGAMEGINESSQKISKIMKVIDEIAFQTNILALNAAVEAARAGEAGMGFAVVADEVRSLAQRCAQAAKDTAGLIEDSILRSSDGRAKVDQVALAIRGVTAEASKIKALVDEINLGSVEQSRGIDQISRAIIQMEQVTQSGAANAEESAAAAEELNAQAEAMRDIVGRLRVMVDGASSSLAMGGGYAGAFRPAMAR, from the coding sequence ATGTCGTTCACGATAGGCAAGAAGCTTTTTCTCGGTGTCGGTATTCTCGTCGCCTTCACGTTTGTGCAGGGGCTTACGGCCTTCTTCACGATGTCGAGCGTGGGCGATCGCATGCACACGGTCGTGCTGCGCACAGTAAGAAAGCAGACGCTGGCGCACGAGATGGATCGAGACGCTTCGGATCTGCTGGCGGAGACCCGCGGGATCGAGGTGCGTGGATTTGCCAAGGATAAGACGGCGATCGATAACTACTATCAGCAGTTCAACGCGACGGCGGACGATATGCAGGCGTCGCTGCGCGAGATCATGCCCCTGATCGCCAAGCCCGGGGACAAGCAGAGCCTCGGCGAGATGCAGGAGTCTCTGGGTGTCATGCGCGAAGCGGATCAGGCGGTATACAAGGCCGCGATGGCTGGCGACATGCCCGCAATGCTCGCTGTGTACAGCGATATGCTTTTGCCAGCGCAGAAGAGGCAGAAGGCGGCTGCGTCGCGTGTGTTGAAGTCGCAGGAACAGAACCTATCGAACGACTCGACCGCGGCCGAGGCTGCGATCGACGGCAACCGATGGACGACGGGGTTCCTGCTGATGATGTCGGGTGCGATGGGCGTGGTGCTGATCGTGGTGGTGAAAGGGATCAACCATTACCTGCGGGGAAGCGTGAGTGAGCTTGCGGAGGCGTCGGTGCAGATTGCCTCGGCGGCGGGTCAGGTGGCGTCTTCGAGCCAGTCGATGGCGCAGGGCGCGTCGGAGCAGGCTGCGACGATCGAAGAGACGTCGAGCGCGAGCGCGGAGATCAACTCGATGGCGAGGCGCACGACGGAGAGTTCGCGGACGACGGCCGAGATCGTGACGCATTCGCAGGAGAGCTTTCAGAAGACGAACGAGTCGCTTGCCGAGATGGTTGGGGCGATGGAGGGGATCAACGAGTCGAGCCAGAAGATCTCGAAGATCATGAAGGTGATCGATGAGATCGCGTTCCAGACGAACATTCTTGCGCTGAACGCCGCGGTCGAAGCGGCGCGGGCGGGTGAAGCAGGCATGGGATTCGCGGTGGTGGCGGATGAAGTTCGGAGCCTGGCGCAGCGGTGCGCGCAGGCGGCGAAGGATACGGCTGGGCTGATCGAGGACTCCATTCTGCGGTCGAGCGATGGACGGGCGAAGGTGGACCAGGTTGCCCTGGCGATCAGGGGGGTGACGGCCGAGGCTTCGAAGATCAAGGCACTGGTGGATGAGATCAACCTGGGAAGCGTGGAGCAGTCGCGGGGGATCGATCAGATCAGCCGGGCGATTATCCAGATGGAGCAGGTGACGCAGAGCGGGGCGGCAAACGCCGAGGAGAGCGCGGCGGCGGCTGAAGAACTCAACGCGCAGGCGGAGGCTATGCGGGATATCGTTGGGCGGCTGCGGGTGATGGTGGATGGGGCATCGTCTTCGCTTGCCATGGGTGGCGGGTATGCGGGGGCGTTCCGTCCGGCTATGGCTCGGTAA